One Streptomyces sp. P9-A2 DNA window includes the following coding sequences:
- a CDS encoding sensor histidine kinase — translation MRRLIGRPATVRARIVALAFAPALALLALWTFAMVSVTGELRALTRLQGVYEDFGTPVDTAIGQIQIERRLAATYLGTGHRKSATLDLMEQHRRTDRAVNAMRDAIRDGDRDRLSGPQREALDVMVGAVEELEGLRHRVLARDISWDRAVDEYGALVEPGFDIQSALTALQAGQLAREAQVVVELVRVREFVSREDALVAGARAAGRLTDRQYDTLTAAIGHRRVFERTYVADLPADSRELFQEFQRGELHGALTRSEEALLRAGPERAGEAVAAESWRTTTDRAVKRYMELCTQAALNSAERGRTFAHQELVKATVVGGLGLAAIGLSLGWAVRGARRISRRLEELRDAADLLTTRQLPDVMVRLSAGEEMDAAAEAPPLADGEAESDEIGQVGRSFNAARLAAVEAAVRQATLRRGLFAVLLSIARRNQTLVHRQLKLVDTLERHTDDPDMLEQLFRIDHLTTRMRRHAENLIILSGAAPGRRWRRPVPIADVVSSAVSEIEDYVRVEVPPMDRVGVAADAVADVVHLVAELLENATVFSPPHTRVTLRTGRERGGYVLRIDDRGPGLDSGPLHEAHRTLGHPDGFDPSRHDRLGLYVVGRLAARHAIEVTLHESPYGGTTAAVLLPGEVLAHLESEVPEKTEETEGVSSLP, via the coding sequence ATGCGCCGGCTCATCGGCCGTCCTGCCACGGTCCGCGCCCGCATCGTCGCGCTTGCGTTCGCACCGGCGCTCGCCCTGCTGGCGTTGTGGACCTTCGCCATGGTGTCGGTCACCGGAGAACTGCGCGCACTGACCCGGCTGCAGGGTGTGTACGAGGACTTCGGTACGCCCGTCGACACGGCGATCGGGCAGATCCAGATCGAACGGCGGCTGGCCGCCACCTACTTGGGGACGGGCCACCGCAAGTCCGCGACCCTGGACCTCATGGAGCAGCACCGCCGCACCGACCGCGCCGTGAACGCCATGCGCGACGCGATCCGGGACGGCGACCGCGACCGGCTCTCCGGCCCGCAGCGCGAGGCCCTCGACGTCATGGTCGGCGCCGTCGAGGAACTGGAGGGACTGCGCCATCGAGTGCTGGCCCGCGACATCTCCTGGGACCGGGCCGTCGACGAGTACGGTGCGCTTGTGGAACCCGGATTCGACATCCAGTCCGCCCTCACCGCCCTGCAGGCCGGGCAGCTCGCGCGGGAGGCACAGGTCGTCGTCGAGCTCGTCCGGGTACGGGAGTTCGTCTCCCGCGAGGACGCCCTCGTCGCCGGGGCGCGCGCGGCCGGCCGACTGACCGACCGGCAGTACGACACGCTCACCGCGGCGATCGGGCACCGCCGGGTCTTCGAGCGGACGTATGTGGCCGACCTGCCGGCCGACTCACGGGAGTTGTTCCAGGAATTCCAGCGCGGCGAGCTGCACGGCGCGTTGACCCGGAGCGAGGAGGCGCTGCTGCGGGCGGGGCCGGAGCGCGCCGGTGAGGCCGTCGCGGCGGAATCCTGGCGCACGACCACCGACCGGGCCGTCAAGCGCTACATGGAGCTGTGCACCCAGGCGGCCCTCAACTCCGCCGAACGCGGCCGGACCTTCGCCCATCAGGAGCTGGTCAAGGCGACCGTCGTGGGCGGGCTCGGGCTGGCGGCCATCGGCCTGTCCCTGGGGTGGGCGGTGCGCGGTGCCCGCCGTATCTCCCGCCGGCTGGAGGAACTGCGGGACGCGGCCGACCTGCTGACCACCCGCCAGTTGCCCGATGTCATGGTCAGGTTGAGCGCCGGGGAGGAGATGGACGCGGCAGCCGAGGCACCGCCGCTGGCCGACGGGGAGGCGGAGTCCGACGAGATAGGCCAGGTCGGCCGGTCCTTCAACGCCGCCCGCCTCGCCGCCGTCGAGGCCGCCGTCCGGCAGGCCACTCTGCGCCGCGGGCTGTTCGCGGTCCTCCTCAGCATCGCCCGGCGCAACCAGACCCTGGTGCACCGGCAGCTGAAACTCGTCGACACGCTGGAACGGCACACGGACGACCCCGACATGCTGGAGCAATTGTTCCGCATCGACCACCTCACCACCCGGATGCGGCGCCACGCGGAGAACCTGATCATCCTCTCCGGCGCCGCCCCGGGCCGCAGATGGCGCCGCCCCGTGCCCATCGCCGACGTCGTCTCCTCCGCGGTGAGCGAGATCGAGGACTACGTGCGCGTGGAGGTCCCGCCGATGGACCGGGTCGGCGTCGCCGCGGACGCCGTCGCGGACGTCGTCCACCTGGTCGCCGAACTCCTGGAGAACGCCACGGTGTTCTCACCCCCGCACACCCGGGTGACACTGCGCACCGGCCGGGAGCGCGGCGGCTACGTCCTGCGCATCGACGACCGGGGACCCGGCCTCGACTCCGGGCCGCTCCACGAGGCTCACCGCACCCTCGGCCACCCCGATGGCTTCGATCCCTCCCGCCACGACCGGCTCGGCCTGTACGTGGTGGGCCGGCTCGCCGCACGGCATGCCATCGAGGTGACGCTGCACGAGTCCCCGTACGGCGGGACGACGGCCGCGGTCCTGCTGCCCGGAGAAGTACTGGCGCACCTGGAGTCCGAGGTGCCCGAGAAGACGGAGGAGACGGAGGGCGTGTCCTCGCTGCCGTGA
- a CDS encoding MFS transporter translates to MTSTPTRAPDPRVRRLTTTLYGYAFLEDFVLLYPVYALLFSDTGLTVWQISSLFALWSVTGVLLEVPSGVWADAVSRRLLLWLGPLLTAAGFALWVLVPSYGAFAAGFVLWGAGGALASGALEALVHDELERLGAAGRYARIMGRARAAGLVAVMAAMGLAGPVLDRGGHTAVGAASILACLLTAATALRFPEHRSPATGHRRWTAPLRAGLVEARADRSVRGALLLVPAVGAVWGALDEYTPLLVRDTGVADGTVPYLLLLIWAGATAGSLLAGEGERLGTNGLAALLAGAGLALALGTLAGTPAGLSLVALAFGGFQASTVLADARLQRRIGDTGRATLTSLAGLGTELATVAVFGGYALIASHSPHSTAFAVFAVPYLVTASLLILTRPLRSPRGVP, encoded by the coding sequence ATGACTTCCACGCCCACGCGTGCGCCCGACCCCCGCGTCCGACGGCTGACGACCACGCTGTACGGCTACGCGTTCCTCGAAGACTTCGTGCTGCTCTACCCGGTGTACGCACTGCTGTTCAGCGACACCGGTCTCACCGTCTGGCAGATCTCCTCCCTGTTCGCCCTCTGGTCGGTCACCGGCGTCCTGCTGGAGGTCCCCTCCGGCGTCTGGGCCGACGCAGTCTCCCGCCGCCTGCTCCTGTGGCTCGGCCCGCTGCTCACCGCCGCCGGCTTCGCCCTGTGGGTACTGGTGCCCTCGTACGGCGCCTTCGCGGCCGGCTTCGTCCTGTGGGGCGCCGGCGGAGCACTCGCCTCCGGGGCGCTGGAGGCCCTGGTCCACGACGAACTGGAGCGGCTCGGCGCGGCCGGCCGCTACGCACGGATCATGGGGCGGGCCCGCGCGGCCGGCCTGGTGGCCGTGATGGCGGCCATGGGACTCGCCGGCCCGGTGCTCGATCGGGGCGGCCACACCGCCGTCGGCGCCGCGAGCATCCTGGCATGTCTGCTGACCGCGGCCACCGCCCTCCGGTTCCCGGAGCACAGGTCCCCGGCGACAGGCCACCGCCGCTGGACCGCCCCTCTGCGCGCCGGGCTCGTCGAGGCGCGCGCCGACCGGTCGGTGCGCGGCGCGCTGCTGCTCGTACCGGCCGTCGGCGCGGTGTGGGGCGCCCTCGACGAGTACACGCCGCTGCTGGTGCGGGACACCGGAGTGGCGGACGGGACCGTCCCGTACCTCCTGCTGCTGATCTGGGCCGGTGCCACCGCCGGAAGCCTGCTCGCCGGCGAGGGCGAACGCCTCGGCACGAACGGACTCGCGGCGCTGCTCGCCGGCGCCGGACTCGCTCTCGCCCTCGGCACGCTCGCCGGCACGCCGGCCGGTCTGAGTCTGGTCGCCCTCGCCTTCGGAGGCTTCCAGGCGTCGACCGTGCTGGCCGACGCACGGCTCCAGCGGCGCATCGGGGACACCGGACGGGCGACCCTGACCTCGCTCGCGGGCCTGGGCACCGAGCTGGCCACGGTCGCGGTGTTCGGCGGCTACGCCCTGATCGCCTCGCACAGCCCGCACAGCACGGCCTTCGCCGTGTTCGCGGTGCCGTATCTGGTGACGGCGTCGCTCCTGATCCTCACGAGGCCATTGCGCTCGCCGAGAGGCGTCCCGTAG
- a CDS encoding Lrp/AsnC family transcriptional regulator, translating into MLNDLDERIVHALAEDARRSYADIGKLVGLSAPAVKRRVDRLRATGAITGFTVRVDPVALGWETEGFVEIYCRGNTSPETIQRGLERYQEVVSASTVTGEADAVAQVFAADMRHFERVLERIAGEPFVERTKSVLVLSPLLRRFSSGPPA; encoded by the coding sequence GTGCTGAACGATCTCGACGAACGCATCGTGCACGCCCTCGCCGAGGACGCCCGCCGCTCCTACGCGGACATCGGCAAGCTCGTCGGCCTGTCCGCGCCCGCCGTCAAGCGACGCGTGGACCGGCTGCGCGCCACCGGCGCCATCACCGGCTTCACCGTGCGGGTGGACCCCGTCGCCCTCGGCTGGGAGACCGAGGGCTTCGTCGAGATCTACTGCCGGGGCAACACCTCCCCGGAGACCATCCAGCGGGGCCTGGAGCGCTACCAGGAGGTCGTGTCCGCCTCCACCGTCACCGGGGAGGCGGACGCGGTCGCCCAGGTCTTCGCCGCCGACATGCGGCACTTCGAACGGGTCCTGGAAAGGATCGCGGGGGAACCCTTCGTCGAGCGGACCAAATCCGTGCTGGTGCTGTCACCGCTGCTGCGACGATTCTCGTCCGGACCGCCCGCCTGA
- a CDS encoding GuaB1 family IMP dehydrogenase-related protein — protein sequence MRFLNDIRPAYDLTYDDVFMVPNRSAVVSRQDVDLSSPDGTGTTIPLVVANMTAIAGRRMAETVARRGGLVVLPQDIPIEVVTEVVAWVKSRHLVLDTPIVLAPHQTVADALALLPKRAHNAGVVVDDGHRPVGVVTDADLSGVDRFTQLSEVMSRDLLLVDADMDPREAFNTLDGANRRYAPAVDKDGRLAGILTRRGALRATLYTPATDDRGRLRIAAAVGINGDVAGKARQLLDAGVDTLVIDTAHGHQESMISALKLVRDLDPQVPVAAGNVVSAAGVRDLIEAGADIVKVGVGPGAMCTTRMMTGVGRPQFSAVLECAAEAKKYGKHVWADGGIRHPRDVAMALAAGASNVMIGSWFAGTFESPGDLQHDVNGRPYKESFGMASARAVRNRTSEESAYDRARKALFEEGISTSRMFLDPARPGVEDLIDSVIAGVRSSCAYAGAGSLEEFGEKAVVGIQSAAGYAEGKPLHASWT from the coding sequence GTGCGTTTCCTCAACGACATCCGGCCCGCGTACGACCTGACCTACGACGACGTCTTCATGGTGCCGAACCGGTCCGCCGTCGTATCGCGTCAGGACGTGGACCTCAGCTCCCCGGACGGTACGGGCACCACCATCCCGCTCGTCGTCGCCAACATGACGGCCATCGCCGGCCGCCGCATGGCGGAGACGGTGGCCCGCCGAGGCGGGCTCGTGGTCCTCCCGCAGGACATCCCGATCGAGGTCGTCACCGAGGTCGTCGCCTGGGTCAAGAGCCGGCACCTGGTCCTCGACACCCCCATCGTGCTGGCCCCGCACCAGACCGTCGCCGACGCGCTCGCCCTGCTGCCCAAGCGCGCGCACAACGCGGGCGTCGTCGTCGACGACGGGCACCGGCCGGTCGGCGTGGTCACCGACGCCGACCTGTCCGGGGTGGACCGCTTCACGCAGCTCAGCGAGGTCATGTCCCGCGACCTGCTGCTCGTCGACGCGGACATGGACCCGCGCGAGGCCTTCAACACCCTCGACGGTGCCAACCGGCGCTACGCGCCCGCCGTGGACAAGGACGGCCGTCTCGCCGGCATCCTCACCCGCAGGGGCGCCCTGCGCGCCACCCTGTACACGCCGGCCACCGACGACCGGGGACGGCTGCGCATCGCCGCGGCCGTCGGCATCAACGGCGACGTCGCGGGCAAGGCCCGGCAGCTGCTGGACGCGGGTGTCGACACGCTCGTCATCGACACGGCGCACGGGCACCAGGAGTCGATGATCAGCGCCCTCAAACTGGTCCGCGACCTCGACCCGCAGGTCCCGGTAGCAGCGGGCAACGTGGTCTCCGCCGCGGGCGTCCGTGACCTGATCGAGGCCGGCGCGGACATCGTCAAGGTCGGCGTCGGCCCCGGCGCCATGTGCACCACCCGCATGATGACCGGCGTCGGCCGGCCGCAGTTCTCCGCGGTCCTGGAGTGCGCGGCGGAGGCGAAGAAGTACGGCAAGCACGTCTGGGCCGACGGCGGCATCCGCCACCCGCGCGACGTGGCGATGGCCCTCGCGGCCGGCGCGTCCAACGTGATGATCGGATCCTGGTTCGCCGGGACCTTCGAGTCCCCGGGCGACCTCCAGCACGACGTGAACGGCCGCCCCTACAAGGAGTCCTTCGGCATGGCCTCCGCGCGCGCCGTCCGCAACCGCACCTCGGAGGAATCGGCCTACGACCGGGCCCGCAAGGCCCTGTTCGAGGAGGGCATCTCCACCTCCCGCATGTTCCTCGACCCGGCCCGGCCCGGCGTCGAGGACCTGATCGACTCGGTCATCGCGGGTGTCCGCTCCTCCTGCGCCTACGCGGGTGCCGGCTCCCTGGAGGAGTTCGGGGAGAAGGCCGTCGTCGGCATCCAGAGCGCCGCCGGGTACGCCGAAGGCAAGCCGCTGCACGCCAGCTGGACCTGA
- a CDS encoding barstar family protein: MAALDLDGAADRTGLMDRCARALDLPGWSGRNRDALADSPADHTVRPEGAVERGLLIVVDGRLPCATARPGEWATAREVFAGAVRRTPALTVAPHPRRFLPATRRPAWTIAPARAIRSSWDNEVRALPPG; the protein is encoded by the coding sequence GTGGCCGCACTCGACCTCGACGGGGCCGCGGACCGTACCGGCCTGATGGACCGCTGCGCCCGCGCCCTGGACCTGCCGGGCTGGTCCGGCCGCAACCGGGACGCCCTCGCGGACTCCCCCGCCGACCACACGGTCCGGCCCGAAGGCGCCGTCGAACGCGGGCTGCTGATCGTCGTGGACGGCCGGCTGCCCTGTGCGACGGCACGCCCCGGGGAGTGGGCGACCGCACGGGAGGTGTTCGCCGGAGCGGTGCGGCGGACCCCGGCGCTCACCGTGGCCCCTCACCCTCGGAGGTTCCTCCCAGCCACGCGCCGGCCTGCCTGGACGATCGCACCGGCACGGGCGATCCGGTCGTCGTGGGACAATGAAGTACGTGCTCTTCCCCCTGGCTGA
- a CDS encoding sugar-binding transcriptional regulator, translated as MNSSEEIAVSGMSAAGRSAMRMGPAELVQAAAMARRFYLEGKSKIQIAEEFGVSRFKVARVLETALERDLVRIEIRVPAELDAERSDALRARYGLRHAVVVESPAEAAETPDPENLGEVAADLLGELVNEGDVLGLAWGRSTIHMAAALDRLAPCTVVQLTGVYDAGTAERGSVEAVRRAAQVSGGDAHPIYAPMLLPDEATAEALRHQTGIARAFEYFDKVTVACVSIGSWEPGISTVHDMLTDKEREHYASLGVAAEMSAHLFDTDGRRVGRDLGERCITVKTDQLRRVPEVVAIAGGQRKGPAIDAVLRSGLVTSLVTDTSAADYLMAAGPAPRSALNRSDPDSS; from the coding sequence GTGAACAGCAGTGAGGAGATCGCCGTGTCGGGTATGTCGGCGGCGGGCCGTTCAGCCATGCGGATGGGACCCGCTGAGCTGGTGCAAGCGGCGGCCATGGCCCGCCGCTTCTACCTAGAGGGCAAGTCCAAGATCCAGATCGCCGAGGAGTTCGGCGTCAGCCGCTTCAAGGTGGCACGGGTCCTGGAGACAGCCCTCGAACGGGATCTCGTACGCATCGAGATCCGCGTGCCCGCCGAGCTGGACGCGGAGCGCTCCGACGCGCTGCGTGCCCGCTACGGCCTCAGGCACGCAGTCGTGGTGGAGTCCCCGGCCGAGGCCGCGGAGACACCCGACCCCGAGAACCTGGGAGAGGTGGCCGCCGACCTGCTCGGCGAACTGGTCAACGAAGGAGACGTACTGGGGCTGGCCTGGGGCCGGTCCACCATCCACATGGCGGCGGCCCTGGACCGGCTGGCGCCCTGCACGGTCGTGCAGCTGACGGGCGTGTACGACGCCGGGACCGCCGAGCGCGGCTCGGTGGAGGCCGTACGGCGGGCCGCGCAGGTCTCGGGCGGCGACGCCCACCCCATCTACGCGCCGATGCTGCTGCCGGACGAGGCGACCGCCGAGGCACTGCGCCACCAGACCGGTATCGCACGGGCCTTCGAGTACTTCGACAAGGTCACGGTCGCCTGTGTCTCCATCGGCTCCTGGGAGCCGGGCATCTCGACGGTGCACGACATGCTCACGGACAAGGAGCGGGAGCACTACGCCTCCCTCGGCGTCGCCGCAGAGATGTCCGCGCACCTCTTCGACACCGACGGGCGCCGGGTCGGCCGCGACCTCGGGGAGCGGTGCATCACGGTCAAGACCGACCAGCTCCGCCGGGTCCCCGAGGTCGTCGCGATCGCCGGCGGGCAGCGCAAGGGCCCCGCGATCGACGCGGTACTGCGCTCCGGGCTGGTCACCAGCCTGGTGACGGACACCTCGGCCGCCGACTACCTGATGGCGGCGGGGCCCGCCCCGAGGTCCGCCCTCAACCGGTCCGACCCGGACAGTTCCTGA
- the rpe gene encoding ribulose-phosphate 3-epimerase, protein MAAQINPSILSADFARLADEAQAVAGADWLHVDVMDNHFVPNLTLGVPVVESLARATDIPLDCHLMIEAPDRWAPQYVEAGAGSVTFHVEAAAAPVRLAREIRAKGAKASMALRPATPIEPYEDLLPELDMLLIMTVEPGFGGQAFLDIMLPKIRRTRELISKHGLDLWLQVDGGVSASTIEQCADAGADVFVAGSAVYGAEDPAEAVRALRNRAEAATGKASWACDH, encoded by the coding sequence ATGGCCGCGCAGATCAACCCCAGTATTCTCTCCGCCGACTTCGCCCGCCTCGCGGACGAGGCGCAGGCGGTCGCGGGAGCCGACTGGCTCCATGTCGACGTCATGGACAACCATTTCGTCCCGAACCTCACGCTCGGTGTACCGGTCGTGGAGTCGCTGGCCCGTGCGACGGACATCCCGCTGGACTGCCACCTGATGATCGAGGCCCCCGATCGCTGGGCGCCCCAGTACGTGGAGGCAGGGGCAGGTTCCGTCACCTTCCACGTAGAGGCGGCCGCCGCGCCCGTGCGGCTGGCCCGGGAGATCCGGGCCAAGGGGGCCAAGGCCTCCATGGCGCTGCGGCCCGCGACACCGATCGAGCCGTACGAGGACCTGCTCCCCGAGCTCGACATGCTGCTGATCATGACGGTCGAGCCGGGCTTCGGGGGCCAGGCCTTCCTCGACATCATGCTTCCGAAGATCCGCCGCACCCGCGAGTTGATCAGCAAGCACGGCCTGGACCTCTGGCTCCAGGTCGACGGCGGTGTCTCGGCGTCCACCATCGAGCAGTGCGCCGACGCCGGAGCCGATGTCTTCGTCGCGGGATCCGCCGTGTACGGGGCGGAAGACCCGGCTGAGGCGGTACGTGCACTGCGCAATCGGGCCGAGGCCGCCACGGGCAAGGCATCCTGGGCGTGCGACCACTGA
- a CDS encoding RsmB/NOP family class I SAM-dependent RNA methyltransferase, whose amino-acid sequence MSDQPRRPRKPGKPYRRPQKDPVRFLAFEALRAVDERDAYANLVLPPLLRKAREGGDFDARDAALATELVYGTLRRQGTYDAVVAACVDRPLREVDPPVLDVLSLGAHQLLGTRIPTHAAVSASVELARVVLGDGRAKFVNAVLRKVAQHDLDGWIERVAPPYDEDPEDHLAVVHSHPRWVVSALWDSLGGGRAGIEDLLRADNERPEVTLVARPGRATTGELLDEEAALPGRWSPYAVRLSEGGEPGAIPAVADGRAGVQDEGSQLVALALAAAPLEGPDRMWLDGCAGPGGKAALLAALAAERGAVLLASEKQPHRAGLVAKALAGNPGPYQVVTADGTRPPWRPGTFDRVLVDVPCTGLGALRRRPEARWRRRPGDLEGFAPLQRGLLRTALESVRVGGVVGYATCSPHLAETRAVVADLLKQFPEAELLDARPLLPGVPELGEGPDVQLWPHVHGTDAMYLALIRRTG is encoded by the coding sequence GTGAGTGACCAACCCCGTCGTCCCCGTAAGCCCGGCAAGCCCTACCGCCGGCCCCAGAAGGACCCCGTCCGCTTCCTCGCCTTCGAGGCCCTGCGGGCCGTGGACGAGCGGGACGCCTACGCCAACCTCGTTCTGCCGCCGCTGCTGCGCAAGGCGCGCGAGGGCGGTGACTTCGACGCCCGGGACGCGGCGCTCGCCACCGAGCTGGTGTACGGGACGCTGCGCCGGCAGGGCACGTACGACGCGGTCGTCGCCGCCTGTGTGGACCGGCCGCTGCGCGAGGTGGACCCGCCCGTTCTCGACGTGCTGAGCCTCGGCGCGCACCAGCTGCTGGGGACCCGGATCCCGACCCACGCCGCCGTGTCCGCCTCCGTCGAGCTCGCGCGCGTGGTGCTCGGCGACGGACGGGCCAAGTTCGTCAACGCCGTGCTGCGCAAGGTCGCGCAGCACGATCTCGACGGCTGGATCGAGCGGGTCGCGCCACCGTACGACGAAGACCCCGAGGACCATCTCGCCGTGGTGCACTCGCACCCGCGCTGGGTCGTCTCCGCCCTGTGGGACTCCCTCGGCGGCGGCCGCGCGGGCATCGAGGATCTGCTGCGGGCCGACAACGAGCGGCCCGAGGTCACGCTCGTCGCCCGTCCCGGCCGGGCCACCACCGGGGAACTGCTCGACGAGGAGGCCGCTCTGCCCGGCCGCTGGTCGCCGTACGCGGTGCGGCTGAGCGAGGGCGGCGAGCCGGGTGCGATCCCGGCCGTGGCGGACGGCCGGGCCGGTGTGCAGGACGAGGGCAGCCAGCTCGTCGCGCTCGCCCTGGCCGCCGCCCCGCTCGAAGGACCCGACCGGATGTGGCTGGACGGCTGCGCGGGCCCCGGCGGTAAGGCCGCGCTGCTCGCCGCGCTCGCCGCCGAGCGCGGCGCCGTCCTGCTGGCCTCCGAGAAGCAGCCGCACCGGGCCGGACTGGTCGCCAAGGCGCTGGCGGGAAACCCCGGGCCGTACCAGGTCGTCACCGCCGACGGAACTCGGCCGCCGTGGCGGCCCGGCACCTTCGACCGGGTGCTGGTCGACGTGCCCTGCACCGGCCTCGGCGCCCTGCGCCGGCGTCCCGAGGCGCGCTGGCGACGTCGGCCGGGCGACCTGGAGGGCTTCGCCCCGCTGCAGCGGGGGCTGCTGCGCACCGCCCTGGAGTCCGTACGGGTCGGCGGTGTCGTCGGCTATGCCACCTGCTCGCCGCACCTGGCGGAGACCCGGGCCGTGGTCGCCGACCTTCTCAAGCAGTTCCCGGAGGCCGAGCTCCTCGACGCCCGGCCGCTGCTGCCCGGCGTCCCGGAGCTGGGCGAGGGCCCCGACGTCCAGCTATGGCCGCATGTGCACGGAACCGACGCCATGTACCTGGCGCTCATCCGCCGGACCGGCTGA
- the fmt gene encoding methionyl-tRNA formyltransferase translates to MKLVFAGTPEVAVPALEALLASERHEVAAVVTRPDAPAGRGRRLVASPVAERAQEAGIEVLRPVKPRDPEFLERLREIAPDCCPVVAYGALLPRAALDIPDRGWVNLHFSLLPAWRGAAPVQHAIMAGDEITGASTFLIEEGLDSGPVYGTVTEGIRPTDTSGDLLTRLAFAGAGLLAATMDGIEDGALKAVPQPTDGITLAPKVSVEDAHVDWSAPALRVDRIVRGCTPAPGAWTTFRGERLKLVQVTPAPDRADLTPGRLAAGKNNVYVGTGSHAVELLWVQAQGKKPMRAADWARGVRIGAEETVGG, encoded by the coding sequence ATGAAGCTCGTCTTCGCCGGCACCCCCGAGGTCGCCGTTCCCGCCCTGGAGGCTCTTCTCGCCTCGGAGCGCCACGAGGTGGCCGCCGTCGTCACCCGGCCCGACGCGCCGGCCGGGCGGGGCCGCAGGCTGGTCGCCTCTCCGGTCGCCGAGCGGGCGCAGGAGGCCGGGATCGAAGTGCTCAGGCCCGTGAAGCCACGGGACCCCGAGTTCCTCGAGCGGCTGCGCGAGATCGCCCCCGACTGCTGCCCCGTCGTGGCCTACGGCGCCCTGCTGCCCCGGGCCGCCCTCGACATCCCGGACCGTGGCTGGGTCAACCTGCACTTCTCGCTGCTGCCCGCCTGGCGCGGGGCGGCGCCCGTGCAGCACGCGATCATGGCGGGTGACGAGATCACCGGCGCTTCCACCTTCCTCATCGAGGAAGGACTCGACTCGGGGCCGGTCTACGGCACCGTCACCGAGGGGATCCGCCCCACCGACACCAGTGGTGACCTGCTCACCCGGCTCGCCTTCGCCGGCGCCGGACTGCTCGCCGCGACCATGGACGGCATCGAGGACGGTGCCCTGAAGGCCGTACCGCAGCCCACCGACGGGATCACCCTCGCCCCGAAGGTCTCGGTGGAGGACGCCCACGTCGACTGGAGCGCCCCGGCCCTGCGCGTCGACCGCATCGTGCGCGGCTGCACTCCCGCGCCCGGTGCCTGGACCACCTTCCGGGGCGAGCGGCTCAAGCTCGTCCAGGTCACGCCCGCCCCCGACCGTGCGGATCTCACGCCCGGCCGGCTGGCCGCGGGCAAGAACAACGTGTACGTCGGCACCGGCTCGCACGCCGTGGAACTGCTGTGGGTGCAGGCCCAGGGCAAGAAGCCGATGCGTGCGGCCGACTGGGCACGCGGTGTACGGATCGGCGCCGAGGAGACCGTCGGCGGCTGA